Genomic segment of Lonchura striata isolate bLonStr1 unplaced genomic scaffold, bLonStr1.mat Scaffold_151, whole genome shotgun sequence:
TATTGAATGttgttatttataaatattgaaGGTATTTTAAGTCTTTTGGTTTTGGAGACATTTTAGCTTGTTGAGTTAAGATTATTACTTATATCTTTACAGggtggttttatttattgggaAATATGTTTCTCagtaatagatttttatttatgttacattttaaatggTACTAATTTGTGTAGTGGGTTTTGTTAAATGTAGGATATTGATTagattgttttatattttttgtgggCTTGGACAAATATTTATCTATACAGTTAGGCTTTTCTATATTTGAAGTAAgttttgatggggtttttttttaagagttattgatttagaattttaagaatatttggtgtttggaataaataaaatcgggggttttttggataCGGTCGAGCTGTATTTTTAGTGTTAGCAAGGACTAGTTTTGGTacgttattttgatttttttgtttgcttacgGGGAGGGTCTCCTGTTAGATGTGGAAGCCTGAGACTGGCACAAGGACTTTTTATCTAATGCTTGATGAGTCTGTTTTATGGGGAGGAGgtgttattttaagttttataaaatacactgagaattagttaaaatcaTGGAAGAAACATTATGGTAATTAAAGGGTGCTACGTTTGAAGAgctataaatctttttaaatacCTGCTTGATGTAAGGTGAGCTTAATCTCCTTTTTCTGCCCCAGAAAGCATCGGGCACGTCCACATCGATGGCACCACCTCTGCCtactgctcctgctccacctgaccaaaagcaagagcaaaagTTGGTTGGGCTTTAAGAACTTGCAATAActttgaagcaaaataaatcccattttcccctgtgttttttcctttcaggtgcTGCACTCACCTCTGCGGACACGCACCGAGCTCTCGCTGCAGGAACCCGTCAGGCCTCAGTGGCTGTGAGTTCATGTTCTTCTccctggggaagaggagaagaatgtgattaaataagtaaataaataaataaataaataaataaataattgctgaggaattgcagaaatgttttctggagcctttccccttcggtgcccctgtgctgtgtgGGACACGGGCAGAGGAGCCTCGGGCTGGAAAGgggcaggagaaaggcaaagggaccccccggtgtccccagggcaccgtGGGGACAGAACGGACACTGCGCGGGCACGGGGAGGCGAGGAGTGACAGTCTGGgccaaaatcccagctcacCCCAGGGAAATTAGTGAGGGACATTTTGGAGGGGAAAGCTGAGGTCACGAGTTCACCCAGCCCGGCCACGTTGTGTTTGCACAAAGAGGCACCAGAGGTGAAGGTCAATCCTGAGCCAACCCTGCTCAACCTCTAAGTCCCAGAATAAATCCTACAAGCTGCCCACTGAGGgactaaaaatacataaaagagAACCAAGAGCATTCCGAGAGCAAACCAGAAGGTTCCTGGGAATCCCGTTGCAGTGTTGTCACAGCCTTTTTGACAGAGctgtaagatttttatttcaatgctgCGTTTCTCTCCTGGGATCATTCACTCCGTGGGCTGTGGGGATTTTTCGGGTTTGAACTCCCTCACGGTGGCCCTGACACTGCTCAGAagctggaggaagagcagagccagtgctcctggcaggggcagggagtttTCCCCCAGAGCagatccagcagctgccctccagcccggccaggagggatctgctttggctcctgcagggacagaacgtgttcaggtgctccaggtgacattccagcagcctcatctcccatccctgttcctgcccctcctgctctcagctcctgccccaccagctgtgccaagggaatttgtcccaccagcagcaggggaaggacaAGAGCTCCCACCCTGGCACTTGGATTGTCCCGCTGGGGGATGCTGCCTGCTGGGATTTAGATCATTCCATACATTTGGCTGCTGAaatttcccagcccaggggctttAGCACAAAGATTGTTCTTTGTATGGTGCCTGGATTTGGGGTTCAGTATCAGCTTTGCTAGTTCAGATGAATTATACCCACAGCCCCAGGTTCCCTGCTGAATTCCTGCTGGAATAACCTGACAGTGCCTCGTGGAGATTGGAAATTCCCATGCAGAGCTGCCACTTTAGCACCAGCTGTGTCAGGAACCAGCAGAGGTTCCAGGGAAGCTCAGTGGGATCAGGACAAGGACAGGTCTCTATTCCACAGAACTTGCTATTTAAAACcctcatcccccagccccagggatgtgTCTGGGGTCACTTGACAGAGTTCCCTGGAATTCAACTGATTTCACTCCCCGGAGCTCAGGCTCCAGTTGATGTTTTAaagcaggacaaggcagtggctGGATGAGCTCCCGGcctgtgctgaggcagaacaTCTCTCCTGCAGAAGCTCAGCTCCTTTCAGAGCCTCGGCAGTGGCCTCTGCATGTCCTTTCCCCTCAGGAAAGGgatgcacatccctgcctgcagcacatctCCAGTGGGACCCACCTGTGAGAGTTTTCCATCCCTTCTGCACCTCCAGCTGGCTCCCTGGAAATCTCCAAACGTAATTGCACTCCAACCTCTGATTTCAAGGCATCTCCAAGGCTCTTGCTTGGCATTTAGTACCTATGAAGGAAGATTGCCTTGGCTCAAATGCTGCTGGTGAATGATAGGCTCCggctggaaaagagggaggagatttggggtgGCTGGAACATACCTGGCAGCTGTGTG
This window contains:
- the LOC144248486 gene encoding uncharacterized protein LOC144248486, which encodes MPSKSLGDALKSEVGVQLRLEISREPAGGAEGMENSHREKNMNSQPLRPDGFLQRELGACPQRWSRSSRQRWCHRCGRARCFLGQKKEIKLTLHQAGDFSSSGLVHGGL